DNA from Heliomicrobium gestii:
GATGGTGGGCGATAACGGAATCGAACCGCTGACCTCTTGCATGTCAAGCAAGCGCTCTAACCATCTGAGCTAATCGCCCGTATTCTTTTGGAGGCGGCGCCCAGATTCGAACTGGGGTATAAAGGTTTTGCAGACCTTTGCCTTACCACTTGGCGACGCCGCCATGTCGTAACGGAATTGAATCTTACCAGTAAGTCAGAGTAATGTCAATGTTATTTCTATCCATTTGAGATTTCCTTTTGAACCTTTTTGCTTAAGCTGTTGAAGATGAGTTCATGGGATTTATCCAGCATGTCTTTGACCACATCATCTGGAACATCTCCATCAAGAGATAGCGAATTCCAGTGGGTTTTATTCATGTAGTATCCGGGGACAATGTCTTTGTATTGCCTTCTCAAAAAGTCTCCGTACATCGGGTCGAGCTTAACCGTGATGATCGGTTTATTCTCCTTGTTGCATCCCTGTAAGGCGAACATCTTTCCACGAATCATGTACCGTGTGGCGTTCCATTCGACTTGAAAGTCTTTTTCGGCGCCTTTTTTGTTGAGGCAGTATTGATCGAGCCAACTGTATTTCATCGAAGCCCCCCCCTTTGATATTCCCCTAATGGGAAGGCGGCTGTGTCTACACATCCGCCAAAGCAGTTCTAACCTATATGAATACCCGTGGAGAAAATCGGAACCATGCAATACTGGTGCTGATAATGTCGGATATATTTATTTTACCTTTGTTATCATACAGAAGAAAGGAGGTTATGTAGTGGATGCGTTAAAACAGGTCAATCTTGCGATGAAGTATATTGAAGCGAATTTGGCCGGAGAGATTGACTTTTCACAGGTTGCGAGACTTGCCTGCTGTTCCGAGTATCATTTCAAGCGGATGTTTTCATTCCTATCCGGCTATTCACTGAGTGAATATATTCGTCGCAGGCGGCTTGCCTTGGCGGCCTCAGAGCTTCAAAACAGCAATGTGAAGGTGATCGACTTGGCCGTCAAGTACGGTTATGATTCGCCAGACTCATTCACCCGGGCATTTCAGGCGTTGCACGGTGTCAATCCGACGGAAGCGAGAAAGCGGGATGTCGTCTTAAAAGCGTTCCCGCCCATGACCTTTCAATTGATCATCAAGGGAGGCAACGAGATGGACTATCGCATCGTCGAAAAGGATGCTTTTCAAATCGCCGGAATCAAGAAGCGGATCACGCTGGTGTACGAGGGCGTAAACACCCAAATGAACGACATGTGGTCCAGGCTGACAGAAAAAGACTTCATCGAGTTAAAGCAGCTTTCCAATGTAGAGCCCAGAGGCGTCTTATGCGTATCGGCCAATTTCACGGAAGACCGGGCGGAAGGGACAATGCTGGATCAGTACATCGGTGTCGCCACAACGCAGACTGTCCCGGAACGCTGGACCGTATTGCCCGTTGATGCCAGCGCCTGGGCGGTGTTTACAGCCATTGGAGAGTTTCCGAAAGCGCTGCAAGATGTCTGGGCAAAGATTTATTCGGAATGGTTTCCTACCTCCGGCTATGAACTCACGGGCGGCCCGGAGATCCTTTGGAACGAAAGCAAGGATACGAGCAGCCCAAACTACAAGAGCGAAATCTGGATACCTGTGATCAAGAAATAGCCTCCACCTATTTTGCTTCCCCATCTTATTGGCTGTGAAAGCAGGGTGATCAGCGACCACTCTGCTTCTTTATCTTTTTGCCCTCGGCCTTCTTCCGATTCTCGACCGCTCGAAACTTGACGATCGCTCGAATGAGTTCATAAGGCACTGGTTTATCGAATGGAAACTGCACGGAACCCTTCGCGCTTTTATATTCCGAGAGTTCCTCCTGAAACGCCTCAATCCCGCTGGGGGCTGGGTAAAAACCGATATGCTGTTTATGGGCGGCAAAGTGCACGAGGTTTCCATTTAGATAAAAGGTCGGCATTTGATAGCTGATCTTCTCTTCCGCTTCAGGCGCCGCCTCCTGGATCACCTCTCGGAACCGGTTGAGGGTGTCTTGCACCTCGGAAGGAAATTGGGAAATGTATTCATCTATAGTTGTATAGGCGGTCTTATTTCCTTCCATGGCTTTTTCCTTTCCATGCGATTTCTTCGACCTGCTCTTTTCTCGCAACAGGCGCCCCCTGTCTTTGATTACTCGCTGCCCTTGCATGCTTGAAATATCGAGCCAATTCGCTCATGGATATCAAAGTACCCGAAAGCCATCATCATGGTGGGCTTTACCTTGAGCGCATTCGGCCTTCCGTTCTCCAAACAATCTTCATTTGCATAGGCAGCGACAATCTCACCGAGGAACATGGTAAAATCAAATATGGGAATCCTATCGATTACCTTGCAAAGATAATTCACAGGGCATTCTTTGATCATGGGCGCATTTCCTGCTTCATCATAAAAGGATTCGAAAACCTCTGATTTATCGACTTTGTGACCGGAAACAGTCCCGCAATAATCAGTTTTCTCAATCATTTCGGAGGAAGGGATATTCACACTAAAAAAGCCGTTCTCCAAAACCCCTTTGGTCGTGTAGTGGGAATTCTTGAGTGAAATATACAGCACAGGTCTTTGACTCACCACACCATAGGCGCCAAGTGTAGCATAATTGGCCTTCCCATCCACAGTGGCTCCTGCTAAGACGGCAATATACGGTCCATAGGGGATATTGGCTATTTTTGTTTTTTTCATGTTCGGCCACCTCGATTGTTGTTTTTTAGAGTATGCCCCTCGCTCCAGCCTTCAACACCCGCTTTGGGGCGCCAAGGCTTCACTCTCCACATGCCTTGAGGAGACAAAAAAGCCGCTGCCATTTTTAATACAGCGCCTTTTGCTATTCTATTTATAAAGTGGTGTTCTGTTTGTTCCGATTTCGTTGTTCCATCATCATATGATATTTCAATTCGTTCTCTCTCAGCTTTTTAATGATCACTAATTTTTCTTCTGTGTTATCGTTGCCAGCTAACCGATCGTATAATTTTCCTATGTCATTTACCAAATGCACTTCTTCTGGCGCGTAACCAGCATTCTTTAACAACATATATCCGACGCGCCTTCATTTCATATTCATTACCAGATGAGCGGAATCAACCGGTAACGTGTGTTTTGGCAATACTCGTTGTACGCCGGTAGTTTTTCTCTCAGCACTTCTTATTCGTTTTTTATCCTGAGTATTAATGACGGTATGATCAACAGGGATGGAATGATTGCCCAGTAAGATCCCAGCGCCAGAGGAGAAAACAGCGACATGAGCAACATTCCCGAATACATCGGATGGCGAACGATGGCGTAGGGGCCTGTTGTGATGACGGATTGATCTTGCTCGACCTGGATAACCGTTGAAGCGTACCTGTTTTCATTAAAGACAAAGATGATCAATATATAGCCTACGAAAACAAGAACATCCGATACAATAATCATCCATACAGGCACAGACGACCAATGAAAGCGAACATCAAAACCGGGAATGATGAATCCGAGAAAATACAATTTTAATATGGCAGGGGGTTTGCGCGTAACTTCTGTTTCCTTATAGGCTCTTCTTCTTGCCAGCAGTTCCGGACTTTTCTTCTGAAAAAATGCGGTTGTGAACATCATCAGTGCAAATAATCCACACCACCATATCCAGGCCTGCCAAAACCGAAAAGAACCCGCCGGCAGAAAGAGGATGACGCCCATCGCGATCATAATGAGTATCGGAAACAGATAGGCTTTTCGCTTGGATCGTTCCGTATCTCCCATCATTGAAACCGCCTCCGCTCCTCTTGCCTAAGACGAAAGACCTATTATGACCATGAAGCAATTCCCTATTGATGTATATGATAATAATGTTATGAATTTAGATATTTTTGAAAAAGTTGCATATGTTTCATCCGAGCCGGCGATAAAACGGTGGCTGCCATATCGTTATACACACCAGTAAGGGGTCGCTTGATCCCTTGCCGGTTGCATAACAACGCTCTCAGTTGAGGTATGGTTTTAATAAATTCTGTCGATTCCCGGGCTAGCTTTTCAATTTCCGGATCATCCTCTGTCAGTTGCGACAGTTTCGACAAACGCGCGCCTAAATCGATAGCATTTTGATATTGCTCTGGGTGAGCTTGGAAATACTCGGCTAATGCTCGAAACGTATCCCGGTGATCCTCTCCCCACTGAAAGTCATCAATCAGGCCAAACAATTTACGCTGTTGCTCGAAGAGTTCCGGGCAGGTTTGTTGGTAATTCGCAACCTGCACAGGCTTCAATATCTCTGTGATCATCTGAAAAGACGGGGAGTCGCAAATATCCTCTTCGAGTATGTCTTTGTCTTCTCTCAGTAATAATTCAATTTGGGCTAACCGTTCCTCCAGACTTTTTTTCTCGCTGAGCAGATCCATACGCAGGGTTTCCAAGACTTCTCTCAGAGTCTTGGCATCGTGTTTGTCACCCAATATTTCTTTGATCCTTTTCAGATCCAGCCCAAGGGATTTGAAATGCTTGATAAAATGCATCCGCCTGAGTTCCGCCGCCCCATATAATCGGTATCCGCCCGCAGAGCGTTCCGGTTCCGGAAGTAACCCGATCTTATGGTAGTAGATAATCGTCTTCAAAGTGCTCCCAGTCAATGTTACAAAATCGCTGATTTTTACGTGATTTCTCACCGTTATCCCCCCTTCAGCGTGATTATAAACCCCACCCTAAGGGTCGAGTCAATTTCATTCAGGGGGCTAAAAAAGAACAGGGCCTCTGCCCTGTTGGTAATGATCATCCTATCTTGGAAACATCCAGATCGGCCAAGCCTTCAATCTGTCATCCTAAGATTTCTACATACCCTTCTGTTCCATGCACGCGAATTCGTTGCCCCTCTTTGATCCGTTTGGTGGCATTTTCCACCCCGACAACCGCCGGCAAGCCATATTCACGGGCGATCACTGCGCCGTGGGTCATCAGTCCGCCCACTTCTGTGACTAGGCCTTTGATGGATACAAACAATGGCGTCCAGCTAGGGTCAGTAAAGGCGGTGATTAGGATATCTCCATCTTCCAGTTTCGCCTCTTCCATGGTTACGATGACACGTGCTCGCCCTTCGACAAATCCGGAAGAAACCGGTAGACCGACAATCGCTTCGGCGGGGAGATTTTCTCGTTTGTACTCACCGGCAATGATTTCACCATCAGAGGTGATCACACGTGGAGGCGTTAGTTTTTCATAAAATTTGTACTCCTCTTTTCGTTTGCAGATGATCGGGTAATCGAGCTTTTTCGTGTGGACGACTTCGCGAAGTTCTTCAAAGGTGAGATAGTATATGTCTTCTTTTTCCTGAATAACGTTGGCTTGTACGAGTCGTTCGGCTTCTTTCAACAACGCCTTCTTATAAACGAAATAGCGACTGACCATGCTGTATTTCGGATATTCACGATAACCGATGAAATTCCGGATTAGGCTGATCATTTCTTTTGTCTCTCCGGCTTTTTGTTCACCATCCGGTAATTGCTTCAATCGTTCGAGCAGCACTTGTTCTTTTTTCAAGGCCTCCTGTCGCCCTTGCTCAAATTTTCGATCGCTCTCATTCGGCTCAAAGTTTTTGATGTTACTGAGGATCAGGGGGACGAGCGCTGTTGGTTTTTCGCTCCAACGAGGCTTCGTAATATCGATCTCCCCGCTGCATCGCATTCCGTATTTGTTGAGATAGGCATCGATCGCGTCCCGGGTTTCCTGCCCGCCATCAAAGGCAACCAGATCATCCAAAAAGGTATCCTCTTTTACATGTTGTAAATAATCAATCACTTCGGGATACGGACGAATCACATCGGCCACATCCAATAGGGCTAGACCCATTTCCGAAGTAATATTGTTTGGGACAGATTGAGAAAGCCTGTCTGCTGCGTTTTTTTCACCTAACCACTCGTTCATTTTTTCATTGATCCATGATGAAGCGTCCATAGCCGCCATAATCACAGCCATACTTTGTCGATCAAATAACATCTTCTTTAACTGCTGGATATCTTCTAGGATAAGGTCAAATACATCTGTTCCTGATTTCGTTTGGATCTTTTGTTTCAACGCTTCTATCGATGTTCGACTCCGCTGAATCAACTCAGAAACGATGGCCGAATCGTTTTCGATTTGCGATTGAAAACCCGAAGACGGCATGCCTTGATGGCTTTTACCGGGACTCTGTTCGTTTTCATCGTTTAGAGACGATTTTATAAAATCACCTCGCTCGATAATGGTCTTCAGCGCGTCTTTGATGAGCGGATCGGATTTTCCCAAGGTATCCATGATCGTTTTTCTGCTGACCGGTGAAGCCAACATATGGGTAACATCCACAAACAACCTTCCGCCCGCGCTACCCATGGGTGCATAGGTCGTTAACAGGAAAAAAGACAATCCCAATGGTTTCATGGGATCGGTCATCATTTGTTGATGACCGACAGATACATAGATGTGATTTTTTTGATCATTCGCTTCAGGGATGGGGTATAGCGTCGTGATTGGTCGACTCTGGACAATGTAAACGGTATCATCCACCAGACACCATTCGATGTCCTGGGGGCAGCCGAAGTGTTCCTCGATCTTTCTGCCGATGCCCTCAAGATGCAAAATCTGCTCATCCGTCAGCGCTTGCCGGATCTGCCGCTCCGTCTCAATCTCCCGTTCGTGCGTACCGCCGTCGATTACGGCATACACCGCCAGCTTTTTGGTGGATATCTTCTTATCGATCACCTTGCCGTTTCGCACTTTATAGGTATCTGCGTTCACCCGTCCGGAGACCAAGGCCTCACCAATTCCGAAGCTCGCGTCGATGGATGACACCTTTCGATGCGAAGTGAGGGGATCAGCCGTAAACAAAACCCCCGCCGCCTGCGGGAAGACCATCTGCTGAACCACCACAGACAGGTGGACGTTACGGTGGTCGAAGCCATTTTGAAGGCGGTATATTACTGCCCTCTCGGTAAACAGCGATGCCCAGCATTTGCTGATGTGCTTTAGGATCGCGTCTTTCCCGATAATGTTCAAATAGGTATCCTGCTGCCCGGCAAAAGAAGCCGTCGGCAAATCCTCTGCCGTTGCACTGGAGCGTATGGCATAGGCGTCTTTTTTACCAAATTTCGCAAGATAACCTGTGATCTCTTCAACTATATCCATAGAAATCGGTAGTCTTTCGATGACCATGCGAATTTTCTTGCTCACTTGACTGACTTTTTCCCTATCTTCTACTCGAAGATGCGATAATTCATCGAATAAACCGTTGAGTTCCCGATTATTTGCAGTGAGCTTTTTATATGCTTCTGTGGTAATACAAAAACCTTGCGGTACCAGGATCCCCTCAATCTTGGATAGGTCCCCTAGGTTGGCGCCTTTCCCTCCGACAAGAGATCGCTTTGTTTTGTCAATTTCCTTAAAGTTAAGGACATATGAATACATGCCTATTCCCCTTACGCGTTTCTCGTTATGGGTGAAGTATTTCCCGTGAAGTGATTGTCTTATAATATCCACGATAAACCCAAATTATAAGCCTGTTATTAAACATTCATTATATGATACGATATAATTGGGAGAGTAATTTTGTTTTTCATAGCAAATGATGCATCCTACGCTGTAATTCCGTAAAATAAGGCTCCTCACCACTGGATGTTCTCCAGTGATGGGGAGCCTCAAAAGCTGTGTCAGTTCTCAGTTGGTTCAATACATAATGCTCGAAGCATCCCGGACGGTATACATCCCAAAATGCCTCTCTTACCAGCTTTTCGACCTCACGGTATTCATCTTTTCGTTCTAAACGAATGATATAGTCATTTTTATTCATTAATTTTTCCTCTTGATGATTGTTGTCTACAATACTGGGAGGTATGTGCGCAATGGAGCATATTTACATATAACAACTTCTTATTTTTTCAGTATTTTCTCTACCAAGCCAACATCCAGTAGGTTCACAGTTTCAAATTGTCCTTTATAAAAGGCTCCCCAATTATTGAAGACACAAGGTAGTTCTTTTGCTTTTTTAAGCGAATCAATCTGAATAAGAGAAACAGCAATGTTATTTGTTTCGCTATACTGTTTTATTTCATCAATCTTCTGAAGGATAAACGGACATTGCATACTGTAATATATAGTCAGCTCTTGATTATCGATTTGCTGTTTTTTCGCTCTCTCTGTAAATTTTGGTGTTGTTCCATCAAAAGAGAGAGCCAACAGTTCATATCCATCTTCCGTAGAATCAACAACCTCGAATCCATATTTTTTAGCAAATGCCTGATTGGAAAGCCAGTTTTTCTGTTTCTTTGCTCCAAGCATACAGATACCCGATTTCCCGTTTTCATTCGCATCCTCAATACAATAATCCATCAATGCCGTTCCATAGCTTTTACCTTTATATTCACCTAAA
Protein-coding regions in this window:
- a CDS encoding MmcQ/YjbR family DNA-binding protein; translation: MKYSWLDQYCLNKKGAEKDFQVEWNATRYMIRGKMFALQGCNKENKPIITVKLDPMYGDFLRRQYKDIVPGYYMNKTHWNSLSLDGDVPDDVVKDMLDKSHELIFNSLSKKVQKEISNG
- a CDS encoding AraC family transcriptional regulator, with the protein product MDALKQVNLAMKYIEANLAGEIDFSQVARLACCSEYHFKRMFSFLSGYSLSEYIRRRRLALAASELQNSNVKVIDLAVKYGYDSPDSFTRAFQALHGVNPTEARKRDVVLKAFPPMTFQLIIKGGNEMDYRIVEKDAFQIAGIKKRITLVYEGVNTQMNDMWSRLTEKDFIELKQLSNVEPRGVLCVSANFTEDRAEGTMLDQYIGVATTQTVPERWTVLPVDASAWAVFTAIGEFPKALQDVWAKIYSEWFPTSGYELTGGPEILWNESKDTSSPNYKSEIWIPVIKK
- a CDS encoding iron chaperone; this encodes MEGNKTAYTTIDEYISQFPSEVQDTLNRFREVIQEAAPEAEEKISYQMPTFYLNGNLVHFAAHKQHIGFYPAPSGIEAFQEELSEYKSAKGSVQFPFDKPVPYELIRAIVKFRAVENRKKAEGKKIKKQSGR
- a CDS encoding flavin reductase family protein produces the protein MKKTKIANIPYGPYIAVLAGATVDGKANYATLGAYGVVSQRPVLYISLKNSHYTTKGVLENGFFSVNIPSSEMIEKTDYCGTVSGHKVDKSEVFESFYDEAGNAPMIKECPVNYLCKVIDRIPIFDFTMFLGEIVAAYANEDCLENGRPNALKVKPTMMMAFGYFDIHERIGSIFQACKGSE
- a CDS encoding methyltransferase family protein → MGDTERSKRKAYLFPILIMIAMGVILFLPAGSFRFWQAWIWWCGLFALMMFTTAFFQKKSPELLARRRAYKETEVTRKPPAILKLYFLGFIIPGFDVRFHWSSVPVWMIIVSDVLVFVGYILIIFVFNENRYASTVIQVEQDQSVITTGPYAIVRHPMYSGMLLMSLFSPLALGSYWAIIPSLLIIPSLILRIKNE
- a CDS encoding MerR family transcriptional regulator yields the protein MRNHVKISDFVTLTGSTLKTIIYYHKIGLLPEPERSAGGYRLYGAAELRRMHFIKHFKSLGLDLKRIKEILGDKHDAKTLREVLETLRMDLLSEKKSLEERLAQIELLLREDKDILEEDICDSPSFQMITEILKPVQVANYQQTCPELFEQQRKLFGLIDDFQWGEDHRDTFRALAEYFQAHPEQYQNAIDLGARLSKLSQLTEDDPEIEKLARESTEFIKTIPQLRALLCNRQGIKRPLTGVYNDMAATVLSPARMKHMQLFQKYLNS
- the ppsA gene encoding phosphoenolpyruvate synthase; protein product: MYSYVLNFKEIDKTKRSLVGGKGANLGDLSKIEGILVPQGFCITTEAYKKLTANNRELNGLFDELSHLRVEDREKVSQVSKKIRMVIERLPISMDIVEEITGYLAKFGKKDAYAIRSSATAEDLPTASFAGQQDTYLNIIGKDAILKHISKCWASLFTERAVIYRLQNGFDHRNVHLSVVVQQMVFPQAAGVLFTADPLTSHRKVSSIDASFGIGEALVSGRVNADTYKVRNGKVIDKKISTKKLAVYAVIDGGTHEREIETERQIRQALTDEQILHLEGIGRKIEEHFGCPQDIEWCLVDDTVYIVQSRPITTLYPIPEANDQKNHIYVSVGHQQMMTDPMKPLGLSFFLLTTYAPMGSAGGRLFVDVTHMLASPVSRKTIMDTLGKSDPLIKDALKTIIERGDFIKSSLNDENEQSPGKSHQGMPSSGFQSQIENDSAIVSELIQRSRTSIEALKQKIQTKSGTDVFDLILEDIQQLKKMLFDRQSMAVIMAAMDASSWINEKMNEWLGEKNAADRLSQSVPNNITSEMGLALLDVADVIRPYPEVIDYLQHVKEDTFLDDLVAFDGGQETRDAIDAYLNKYGMRCSGEIDITKPRWSEKPTALVPLILSNIKNFEPNESDRKFEQGRQEALKKEQVLLERLKQLPDGEQKAGETKEMISLIRNFIGYREYPKYSMVSRYFVYKKALLKEAERLVQANVIQEKEDIYYLTFEELREVVHTKKLDYPIICKRKEEYKFYEKLTPPRVITSDGEIIAGEYKRENLPAEAIVGLPVSSGFVEGRARVIVTMEEAKLEDGDILITAFTDPSWTPLFVSIKGLVTEVGGLMTHGAVIAREYGLPAVVGVENATKRIKEGQRIRVHGTEGYVEILG
- a CDS encoding GNAT family N-acetyltransferase, encoding MLNEFINLTSENIANEHLCCIIRSKKPSPGVEAKRAWLSERIKEGHVFRKLNAKATVFIEYAPLEMAWTPIVGDNYYYIYCLWVLGEYKGKSYGTALMDYCIEDANENGKSGICMLGAKKQKNWLSNQAFAKKYGFEVVDSTEDGYELLALSFDGTTPKFTERAKKQQIDNQELTIYYSMQCPFILQKIDEIKQYSETNNIAVSLIQIDSLKKAKELPCVFNNWGAFYKGQFETVNLLDVGLVEKILKK